The following are encoded together in the Pseudomonas maumuensis genome:
- the ilvN gene encoding acetolactate synthase small subunit, whose translation MRHIISLLLENEPGALSRVVGLFSQRNYNIESLTVAPTEDPTLSRLTLTTVGHDEVIEQITKNLNKLVEVVKLVDLSESAHIERELMLVKVKATGAQRAEIKRTTDIFRGQIVDVTASVYTVQLSGTSDKLDSFIQAIGTASILETVRSGVTGIARGDKVLSI comes from the coding sequence ATGCGGCACATCATCTCCCTGCTGCTGGAAAACGAACCCGGTGCCTTGTCTCGCGTGGTCGGCCTGTTCTCCCAGCGCAACTACAACATTGAAAGCCTGACCGTGGCGCCGACCGAAGACCCGACCCTGTCGCGTCTGACGCTGACCACCGTTGGCCATGACGAAGTGATCGAACAGATCACCAAGAACCTCAACAAGCTGGTCGAAGTGGTCAAGCTTGTCGACCTGTCGGAAAGCGCCCATATCGAGCGCGAACTGATGCTGGTCAAGGTCAAGGCCACGGGTGCCCAGCGCGCCGAGATCAAGCGCACCACGGATATCTTCCGTGGCCAGATCGTCGACGTGACCGCCAGCGTGTACACCGTGCAGCTGAGCGGCACCAGCGACAAACTGGACAGCTTCATCCAGGCTATCGGCACCGCATCGATTCTCGAAACCGTGCGCAGTGGCGTCACCGGCATTGCCCGTGGCGACAAAGTGCTCAGCATCTAA
- a CDS encoding acetolactate synthase 3 large subunit, which produces MELLSGAEMVVRFLRDEGVKHIYGYPGGALLHVYDALFKEPEVQHILVRHEQAATHMADGYARATGKAGVVLVTSGPGATNAITGIATAYMDSIPMVILSGQVPSTMVGTDAFQETDMIGISRPIVKHSFMVKHASEIPEVLKKAFYLAQSGRPGPVVVDIPKDMTNPAEKFEYIYPKKVKLRSYSPALRGHSGQIRKAAEMLLAAKRPVVYSGGGVILGGGSEALTEIAKSLNLPVTNTLMGLGGFPGTDRQFLGMLGMHGSYTANLAMHNADVIFAVGVRFDDRVVNGPAKFCPNAKIIHIDIDPASISKMIKADVPIVGPVESVLSEMLGILKEIGEQPEKAALDAWWKQIDEWRGDGELFPYDKGDGNIIKPQQVIETLCEVTKGDAFVTSDVGQHQMFAAQYYRFNKPNRWINSGGLGTMGFGFPAAMGIKLNFPDQDVACVTGEGSIQMNIQELSTCMQYGLPVKIVNLNNGVLGMVRQWQDMSYNGRHSHSYVESLPDFVKLAEAYGHVGIRITSLKDLKPKLEEAFAMKDRLVFIDIAVDRTEHVYPMQIKDGSMRDMWLSKTERT; this is translated from the coding sequence GTGGAGCTCTTATCCGGCGCTGAAATGGTCGTCCGCTTCTTGCGCGACGAAGGCGTTAAGCACATCTACGGGTACCCTGGCGGTGCTCTCCTTCATGTTTACGATGCCTTGTTCAAGGAACCGGAAGTCCAGCACATCCTGGTTCGTCACGAGCAGGCTGCCACCCATATGGCGGACGGTTACGCCCGTGCCACCGGCAAGGCCGGCGTGGTACTGGTGACTTCCGGCCCAGGCGCGACCAATGCCATCACCGGCATTGCCACCGCCTACATGGATTCCATCCCGATGGTCATCCTGTCTGGCCAGGTGCCCAGCACCATGGTCGGCACCGATGCGTTCCAGGAAACCGACATGATCGGTATCTCCCGACCGATCGTGAAGCACAGCTTCATGGTCAAGCACGCCTCGGAAATCCCCGAAGTCCTGAAAAAAGCCTTCTATCTGGCGCAGTCCGGCCGTCCCGGCCCGGTCGTGGTCGACATTCCAAAAGATATGACCAACCCGGCCGAGAAGTTCGAGTACATCTACCCGAAAAAGGTCAAGCTGCGTTCCTACAGCCCGGCCCTGCGCGGCCATTCCGGGCAGATCCGCAAGGCAGCCGAAATGCTCCTCGCGGCCAAGCGCCCGGTGGTCTACTCCGGCGGCGGCGTGATTCTCGGCGGCGGCTCCGAAGCCCTGACCGAAATCGCCAAGTCGTTGAACCTGCCGGTCACCAACACCCTCATGGGCCTTGGTGGCTTCCCCGGCACCGACCGCCAGTTCCTCGGCATGCTCGGCATGCACGGCAGCTACACCGCCAACCTGGCCATGCACAACGCTGACGTGATCTTCGCTGTCGGTGTGCGTTTCGACGACCGCGTGGTCAACGGACCGGCCAAGTTCTGCCCGAACGCCAAGATCATCCACATCGACATCGACCCGGCGTCGATCTCGAAGATGATCAAGGCCGACGTGCCGATCGTCGGCCCGGTCGAGAGCGTGTTGAGCGAAATGCTCGGCATCCTCAAGGAAATCGGCGAGCAGCCCGAAAAGGCAGCGCTCGATGCCTGGTGGAAGCAGATCGACGAATGGCGTGGCGACGGTGAGCTGTTCCCCTACGACAAGGGCGACGGCAACATCATCAAGCCGCAGCAGGTCATCGAGACCCTGTGCGAAGTGACCAAGGGCGATGCCTTCGTCACCTCCGACGTGGGCCAGCACCAGATGTTCGCGGCGCAGTACTACCGCTTCAACAAACCCAACCGCTGGATCAACTCCGGTGGCCTGGGCACCATGGGCTTCGGTTTCCCCGCGGCCATGGGCATCAAGCTCAACTTCCCCGACCAGGACGTGGCCTGCGTTACCGGTGAAGGCAGCATCCAGATGAACATCCAGGAGCTGTCCACCTGCATGCAGTACGGCCTGCCGGTGAAGATCGTCAACCTGAACAACGGTGTGCTGGGCATGGTTCGCCAATGGCAGGACATGTCCTACAACGGTCGCCACTCGCACTCCTACGTCGAGTCGCTGCCGGACTTCGTCAAGCTGGCCGAGGCCTATGGCCATGTGGGCATTCGCATCACCAGCCTGAAAGACCTCAAGCCGAAACTGGAAGAGGCTTTCGCGATGAAGGACCGCCTGGTGTTCATCGACATCGCGGTCGACCGGACCGAGCACGTCTATCCGATGCAGATCAAGGACGGCTCGATGCGTGACATGTGGCTGAGCAAGACGGAGCGTACCTGA
- a CDS encoding YqcC family protein produces the protein MMEQRILDIADQLLLIEQELKVQGWWSDATPSADALASVEPFAVDRMSFEQWLQWIFLPRMKLILEHGHPLPNASGILVMAETVFVDRPEQSRELRRLLAIFDQLIAPSA, from the coding sequence GTGATGGAGCAGCGCATTCTCGATATCGCCGATCAGCTTCTGCTGATCGAGCAGGAACTCAAGGTCCAGGGCTGGTGGAGCGACGCCACCCCCAGTGCCGATGCGTTGGCCAGCGTGGAGCCGTTCGCGGTGGACCGCATGAGCTTCGAACAATGGCTGCAGTGGATCTTCCTGCCGCGCATGAAGCTGATCCTAGAGCACGGGCACCCGTTGCCCAACGCCTCGGGCATCCTGGTGATGGCCGAGACGGTGTTCGTCGACCGCCCGGAACAAAGCCGCGAGCTACGGCGTTTGCTCGCAATCTTCGACCAATTGATCGCGCCTTCCGCCTGA
- a CDS encoding tetratricopeptide repeat protein, whose protein sequence is MNKWWIPAVAAVTVLHGCASVPRGNIPVVDSSTRVSNSERVSANRTSAYPTSGGSSQAQSLPEDSGVTVMIPQGTGGAPIQSFPAGTGPAPISTGPITPGPVSSGPITTNPNPIADEPFDIASMSNPAPVTSAPTGIPRGNASSGGLSADEQLDGPVLALLTTAQQQQGSGDFNGAASSLERAQRIAPREPQVLFRLAQVRLSQGDAAQSEQLARRALTYANGRPDLQAQLWNTIAQAREKQGDSAGAALARQKARVNL, encoded by the coding sequence GTGAACAAGTGGTGGATTCCTGCCGTGGCGGCAGTGACCGTTCTGCACGGCTGTGCCAGCGTCCCGCGTGGCAACATTCCGGTGGTCGATTCGAGCACCCGTGTCTCCAACAGCGAGCGCGTCTCGGCCAACCGCACGTCGGCCTATCCGACCAGCGGCGGCAGCAGCCAGGCCCAGTCATTGCCGGAAGACTCCGGCGTCACCGTGATGATCCCGCAGGGGACAGGCGGCGCGCCGATCCAGTCGTTCCCGGCAGGCACCGGGCCTGCGCCGATCAGCACCGGCCCGATCACCCCGGGCCCGGTCAGCAGCGGGCCGATCACGACCAACCCCAACCCGATCGCCGACGAACCGTTCGACATCGCCTCGATGAGCAACCCGGCGCCGGTGACCAGTGCCCCGACTGGTATCCCGCGTGGCAACGCCTCCAGTGGTGGCCTGTCGGCCGACGAGCAGCTCGACGGCCCGGTGCTGGCCTTGCTCACCACTGCCCAGCAGCAGCAGGGCAGCGGCGACTTCAACGGTGCCGCTTCGAGCCTGGAGCGTGCCCAGCGCATCGCCCCGCGTGAGCCGCAGGTGCTGTTCCGCCTGGCCCAGGTGCGCCTGTCCCAGGGCGATGCGGCGCAGTCCGAGCAACTGGCGCGCCGTGCCCTGACCTACGCCAACGGTCGCCCAGACCTGCAGGCCCAGCTGTGGAACACCATCGCCCAGGCCCGTGAAAAACAAGGTGACAGCGCAGGTGCCGCCCTGGCGCGGCAGAAGGCGCGGGTCAACCTGTGA
- the mrcB gene encoding penicillin-binding protein 1B: MTRTRNSRTPKKRPPGRARAWLGWALKLSLVGLVLIAGFAVYLDATVQEKFSGKRWTIPAKVYARPLELFVGQKLSRNDFLTELDALGYRRESAANGPGAASVNGNTVDLNTRGFQFYEGMEPAQFVRVRFSGDYVAGLSGANGGKLDVVRLEPLMIGGIYPKNLEDRILVKIDQVPPYLVETLIATEDRDFYSHFGVSPKSIARAVWVNTSSGAMRQGGSTLTQQLVKNFFLTNERSLSRKLTEAMMSVLLEVHYDKREILEAYLNEVFVGQDGQRAVHGFGLASQFFFSQPLQELKLHQIALLVGMVKGPSYYNPRRHPERALQRRNLVLDLLAEQGVATQDVVDAAKKMPLGVTKRGSLADSSFPAFLDLVKRQLRQDYRDEDLTEEGLRIFTSFDPILQMKAETAMSETFKRLAGRKGADEVESAMVVTNPETGEVQALIGSRQSGFAGFNRAIDAVRPIGSLVKPAVYLTALEQPSKFTLTSWVQDEPFSVKGADGQVWRPQNYDRRPHGTIYLYQGLANSYNLSTAKLGLEVGVPNVIKTIARLGVQVDWPAFPSMLLGAGGMSPMQVATMYQTIANGGFNTPMRGIRSVLTAEGEPLKRYPFQIQQTFDPGSIYLVQNAMQRVMREGTGRSVYSTLPSSLTLAGKTGTSNDSRDSWFSGFSQDLLAVVWLGRDDNGKTPFTGATGALQVWTSFMKKADPLPLDMPQPDNVVQAWIDPYSGQGSDGSCPGAVQMPYIRGSEPPAGAACGGEQNPAEEVMDWVKGWMN; the protein is encoded by the coding sequence ATGACTCGTACCCGAAATTCCCGCACCCCTAAAAAACGCCCGCCCGGCCGCGCCCGTGCCTGGCTGGGCTGGGCGCTCAAGCTCAGCCTGGTCGGTTTGGTACTGATCGCCGGCTTCGCGGTCTACCTCGATGCCACTGTCCAGGAGAAGTTCTCCGGCAAGCGCTGGACCATCCCGGCCAAGGTGTATGCCCGGCCGTTGGAGCTGTTCGTCGGCCAGAAACTGAGCCGCAACGACTTCCTCACCGAACTCGATGCCCTCGGCTACCGTCGCGAAAGCGCGGCCAACGGCCCGGGCGCGGCGTCGGTCAACGGCAATACCGTCGACCTCAATACTCGTGGCTTCCAGTTCTACGAGGGCATGGAACCGGCGCAATTCGTGCGCGTGCGCTTCTCCGGTGATTACGTCGCGGGCCTCAGCGGCGCCAATGGCGGCAAGCTCGACGTGGTGCGCCTTGAGCCGCTGATGATCGGCGGCATCTACCCGAAGAACCTCGAAGACCGCATCCTGGTCAAGATCGACCAGGTGCCGCCGTATCTGGTGGAAACCCTGATCGCCACCGAGGACCGCGACTTCTACAGCCACTTCGGCGTGTCGCCCAAGTCCATCGCCCGGGCCGTTTGGGTGAACACCTCTTCGGGGGCCATGCGCCAGGGCGGCAGTACCCTCACCCAGCAGTTGGTGAAGAACTTCTTCCTCACCAACGAGCGCAGCCTCAGCCGCAAGCTCACCGAAGCCATGATGTCGGTGCTGCTCGAGGTGCATTACGACAAGCGCGAGATCCTCGAGGCTTACCTCAACGAGGTATTCGTCGGCCAGGACGGCCAGCGCGCCGTGCATGGCTTCGGTCTGGCCAGCCAGTTCTTCTTCAGCCAGCCGCTGCAGGAGCTCAAGCTGCACCAGATCGCCCTGTTGGTGGGCATGGTCAAGGGCCCGTCCTACTACAACCCACGCCGTCACCCCGAGCGCGCCCTGCAACGGCGCAACCTGGTGCTTGACTTGCTCGCCGAGCAAGGCGTGGCCACTCAGGACGTGGTCGACGCGGCGAAGAAAATGCCCCTGGGCGTGACCAAGCGCGGCAGCCTGGCCGACAGCTCGTTCCCGGCCTTCCTCGACCTGGTCAAGCGTCAGCTGCGCCAGGATTACCGCGACGAAGACCTTACCGAAGAAGGCCTGCGCATCTTCACCAGTTTCGACCCGATCCTGCAGATGAAGGCCGAAACCGCCATGAGCGAGACCTTCAAACGCCTGGCCGGGCGCAAGGGCGCCGACGAAGTCGAATCGGCGATGGTCGTCACCAACCCGGAAACCGGTGAAGTGCAGGCGCTGATCGGCAGCCGCCAGTCGGGCTTCGCCGGCTTCAACCGGGCCATCGACGCGGTGCGACCGATCGGTTCGCTGGTCAAGCCGGCGGTCTACCTGACCGCGCTGGAACAGCCGAGCAAATTCACCCTCACCAGTTGGGTGCAGGACGAGCCGTTTTCGGTCAAGGGCGCCGACGGCCAGGTATGGCGGCCGCAGAACTACGACCGTCGCCCCCATGGCACCATCTACCTGTACCAGGGCCTGGCCAACTCCTACAACCTGTCCACCGCCAAGCTGGGCCTTGAAGTGGGCGTGCCCAACGTGATCAAGACCATCGCCCGGCTCGGCGTGCAGGTCGACTGGCCGGCGTTCCCGTCGATGCTGCTGGGTGCCGGCGGCATGTCGCCGATGCAGGTGGCGACCATGTACCAGACCATCGCCAACGGCGGCTTCAACACGCCGATGCGCGGTATCCGCAGCGTGCTCACCGCCGAAGGCGAGCCGCTCAAGCGCTACCCGTTCCAGATCCAGCAGACCTTCGACCCGGGCTCTATCTACCTGGTGCAGAACGCCATGCAGCGGGTGATGCGCGAAGGTACCGGGCGCTCGGTTTACAGCACGCTGCCGAGCTCGCTGACCCTGGCCGGCAAGACCGGCACCAGCAACGACTCGCGCGACAGCTGGTTCTCCGGCTTCAGCCAGGACTTGCTGGCGGTGGTCTGGCTGGGCCGCGACGACAACGGCAAGACACCGTTCACCGGTGCCACCGGCGCGTTGCAGGTGTGGACCAGCTTCATGAAGAAGGCCGACCCGCTGCCGCTGGACATGCCGCAGCCGGACAACGTGGTGCAGGCCTGGATCGACCCTTACAGCGGCCAGGGTTCCGACGGCAGCTGTCCGGGAGCGGTGCAGATGCCGTATATTCGTGGCAGTGAACCGCCCGCAGGCGCCGCCTGTGGCGGCGAGCAGAACCCGGCCGAAGAGGTGATGGACTGGGTCAAGGGCTGGATGAATTGA
- a CDS encoding AAA family ATPase — protein MSQALISALQNPALYPHPVAGFELIETHISWVLLTGEFAYKIKKPMNFGFLDFTGLDQRGHFCNEELRLNQRLTEGLYLEVLPITGSVEAPQIDGEGPAIEYALKMRQFPQGHMLSTLQANGELNAGHIDQMARQIAEFHLQAPKVPVEHPLGTPDAVMAPVQQNFEQIRPFLSDKADLQQLDALQAWAQDSFKRLHGLLEARKANGFIRECHGDIHLGNATLIDGKVVIFDCIEFNEPFRLTDVYADVGFLAMDLEDRGLKCLSRRFVSQYLELTGDYQGLELLNFYKAYRALVRAKVALFSMPAEADGVQRATTLRTYRNYANLAESYSAIPSRLLAITQGVSAVGKSHVAMRLVEALGAVRVRSDVERKRLFGKQSAADAGHLEAGIYDKQASVATYQRLHELAEIILHAGFPVVLDATYLKHEQRKAAAEVASETGVPFLILDCQAPDAVIASWLAQRQAEAIDPSDATLEVVKAQQASRDPLDAEEQKHSKRVNTQESASMDQLIEQIRQHFPGF, from the coding sequence GTGAGCCAAGCCCTGATCAGCGCGCTGCAGAACCCCGCCCTCTATCCGCACCCTGTCGCGGGCTTCGAGCTCATCGAGACGCATATCTCCTGGGTCCTGCTGACCGGCGAGTTTGCCTACAAGATCAAGAAGCCGATGAATTTTGGCTTCCTCGACTTCACCGGCCTCGACCAGCGCGGGCATTTTTGCAACGAAGAACTGCGCCTGAACCAGCGCCTGACCGAAGGTCTGTACCTGGAAGTTCTGCCGATCACCGGCAGCGTTGAAGCGCCGCAGATCGACGGCGAAGGCCCGGCGATCGAGTACGCGCTGAAAATGCGCCAGTTCCCCCAGGGCCATATGCTCAGCACCCTGCAGGCCAATGGCGAGCTGAATGCCGGCCACATCGACCAGATGGCCCGGCAGATCGCCGAGTTCCACCTGCAGGCGCCAAAGGTGCCTGTCGAGCACCCACTGGGCACCCCGGACGCGGTGATGGCGCCGGTGCAACAGAACTTCGAACAGATCCGCCCGTTCCTCAGCGACAAGGCCGACCTGCAGCAGCTCGACGCACTGCAAGCCTGGGCCCAGGACAGCTTCAAACGCCTGCACGGCCTGCTGGAGGCGCGCAAGGCCAACGGTTTCATTCGCGAATGCCACGGTGACATCCACCTGGGCAACGCCACCCTGATCGACGGTAAGGTGGTGATCTTCGACTGCATCGAGTTCAACGAGCCATTCCGTCTTACCGACGTCTACGCCGACGTCGGCTTCCTGGCCATGGACCTCGAGGACCGCGGCCTGAAATGCCTGTCGCGCCGCTTCGTCAGCCAATACCTGGAGCTGACCGGCGATTACCAGGGCCTGGAACTTCTAAATTTCTACAAGGCATACCGCGCCCTGGTACGGGCCAAGGTCGCGCTGTTCAGCATGCCGGCCGAGGCCGACGGCGTGCAGCGCGCCACCACCCTGCGCACCTACCGCAACTATGCCAACCTGGCCGAGAGCTACAGCGCCATCCCCTCGCGCCTGCTGGCCATCACCCAAGGCGTCTCGGCGGTAGGCAAGAGCCACGTGGCAATGCGCCTGGTCGAGGCTCTCGGCGCCGTGCGCGTACGCTCGGACGTGGAGCGCAAGCGCCTGTTCGGCAAACAATCGGCGGCCGATGCCGGTCACCTGGAGGCCGGCATCTACGACAAGCAGGCCAGCGTTGCCACCTACCAGCGCCTGCACGAACTTGCAGAGATCATCCTCCACGCCGGGTTCCCGGTGGTGCTCGACGCCACCTACCTCAAGCATGAGCAGCGCAAGGCCGCGGCCGAGGTCGCCAGCGAGACCGGCGTGCCGTTCCTGATCCTCGACTGCCAGGCCCCGGACGCGGTGATCGCCAGCTGGCTGGCGCAGCGTCAGGCCGAGGCCATCGACCCGTCGGATGCCACCCTGGAGGTGGTCAAGGCGCAACAGGCCAGCCGTGATCCGCTCGATGCCGAGGAGCAAAAGCACAGCAAGCGGGTGAACACCCAGGAAAGCGCCAGCATGGACCAGTTGATCGAGCAGATCCGCCAGCACTTCCCCGGCTTTTGA
- a CDS encoding pentapeptide repeat-containing protein: MNQPRQLDNVLYSMIRDEKIAAFNREKPSDSPIDFRAGDFRGLDLRDLDVRGIDFSDAYFRAADLRGLDLRENGLEGASLAHAQISGTYFPAELSADEILMSVKFGTRMRYRSPHQR; the protein is encoded by the coding sequence ATGAATCAACCCCGTCAGCTGGACAACGTCCTGTACTCGATGATCCGCGACGAGAAGATCGCGGCGTTCAATCGCGAGAAGCCCAGCGACTCACCGATCGACTTTCGCGCCGGCGATTTCCGCGGCCTCGACCTGCGCGATCTGGATGTACGCGGCATCGACTTTTCTGACGCCTACTTCCGCGCCGCCGACCTGCGTGGGCTCGACCTGCGGGAAAACGGCCTGGAGGGGGCGAGCCTCGCCCATGCGCAGATCTCCGGCACGTATTTCCCGGCCGAGCTGAGTGCCGACGAGATCCTGATGTCGGTGAAGTTCGGGACACGGATGCGCTATCGCAGCCCACACCAAAGGTAA
- a CDS encoding TfoX/Sxy family protein, with amino-acid sequence MNDELQHLKNLGKTSAQWLHAVGIHSASDLRRLGAVGAYQAVRTRGFRASKVLLYAIEGALLDMHWNDLPVERKQALNQQLDAKYTAQSQKNEK; translated from the coding sequence ATGAACGATGAATTGCAGCATCTGAAAAACCTTGGCAAGACCTCCGCGCAATGGCTGCATGCCGTCGGCATCCACAGTGCATCGGACCTGCGCCGGCTCGGCGCGGTGGGTGCCTATCAGGCCGTGAGAACGCGAGGATTCCGGGCTTCGAAGGTGTTGTTGTACGCCATCGAGGGCGCCCTGCTGGACATGCACTGGAATGACCTGCCGGTCGAACGCAAACAAGCGCTGAACCAGCAGCTCGATGCCAAGTACACAGCCCAATCACAAAAGAACGAAAAATAA
- a CDS encoding ChaN family lipoprotein: MRHPLLSGLSICLALALGGCQASLPPVPAWQGTEGRDNVQLGQIIELSSGQVLGPGQLVQRLADAPRVLVGEKHDNPDHHRLQLWLLRALESRRAQGSLLLEMLEPQQQALVDAQKGKVTPTADLPKALAWQPGWDWALYGPIVREALGQPYPLLAANLSPDEIRQAYRQPATPPGERSNAPAVVQALLAQVRAGHCNLLPESQLPAMLAVQQQRDRRIAERLLAAPQPALLLTGSYHARKDLGVPLHLADLDAKPEDKVLLLAEVGETVEPTMADFVWYTPATPEQDYCAQLRKGH; the protein is encoded by the coding sequence ATGCGCCATCCCTTGCTGTCCGGCTTGTCCATTTGCCTGGCGCTGGCGCTCGGCGGTTGCCAGGCGAGTCTGCCGCCCGTGCCGGCCTGGCAGGGGACCGAGGGCCGCGACAACGTCCAGTTGGGGCAGATCATCGAGTTGTCCAGCGGCCAGGTATTGGGCCCTGGGCAACTGGTCCAGCGCCTGGCCGATGCGCCACGGGTGCTGGTTGGTGAAAAGCACGACAATCCCGACCACCACCGCTTGCAGCTGTGGCTGCTGCGCGCCCTGGAGAGCCGCCGCGCACAGGGCAGCCTGCTGCTGGAAATGCTCGAGCCGCAACAGCAGGCGCTGGTCGATGCGCAGAAGGGCAAGGTAACGCCTACAGCCGACCTGCCGAAGGCGCTCGCCTGGCAACCCGGCTGGGATTGGGCGCTGTACGGGCCTATCGTGCGCGAGGCCCTTGGCCAGCCATACCCGCTACTGGCGGCGAACCTGTCGCCCGATGAAATCCGCCAGGCCTATCGCCAGCCAGCGACACCACCTGGCGAACGCTCCAATGCGCCGGCAGTGGTGCAGGCGCTGCTGGCTCAGGTGCGTGCCGGCCACTGCAACCTGCTACCGGAAAGCCAGCTGCCGGCGATGCTGGCGGTGCAGCAGCAGCGTGACCGGCGCATCGCCGAGCGCTTGCTGGCCGCGCCGCAGCCGGCGCTGCTGCTCACCGGCAGCTACCATGCGCGCAAGGATTTGGGCGTGCCGCTGCACCTGGCCGACCTCGACGCCAAGCCCGAGGACAAGGTGCTGTTGCTGGCGGAAGTGGGGGAGACGGTCGAGCCGACCATGGCTGATTTCGTCTGGTACACCCCGGCGACACCGGAGCAGGACTACTGCGCCCAACTGCGCAAGGGACACTGA
- a CDS encoding heme ABC transporter ATP-binding protein: MLDVQGLSLKRGGSQVLHDINLTLRPGQVLGVLGPNGAGKSSLLGVLCGELAPTAGRVHLEDRGLGDWPGQERARRLAVLPQASSLGFAFSVAEVVGLGRLPHASGRQRDREIVEAALAAADAQHLVERSYLALSGGERQRVHLARVLAQLWPGEPGTTLLLDEPTSALDPLHQHTTLQAVRSFADRGASVLVILHDLNLAARYCDHILLLEQGRSHALGTPQQVLTPTALRAVFGIDVLVQPHPERGHPLIITR; the protein is encoded by the coding sequence ATGCTCGACGTCCAAGGGCTGTCTCTCAAACGTGGTGGCAGCCAGGTGCTGCACGACATCAACCTCACGTTGCGGCCAGGGCAGGTGCTCGGCGTGCTCGGGCCCAATGGCGCCGGCAAGAGCAGCCTGCTCGGCGTGCTGTGTGGCGAACTGGCGCCCACTGCCGGGCGCGTGCATCTCGAGGACCGTGGACTGGGCGATTGGCCGGGCCAGGAGCGGGCCCGGCGCCTGGCGGTACTGCCGCAGGCGTCGAGCCTTGGCTTTGCGTTCAGTGTCGCGGAGGTGGTCGGTCTCGGCCGCCTGCCCCATGCCAGCGGCCGTCAGCGCGACAGGGAAATCGTCGAGGCGGCGCTGGCGGCGGCGGATGCTCAGCACCTGGTCGAGCGCAGCTACCTGGCGCTGTCCGGCGGGGAGCGTCAGCGCGTGCATCTGGCGCGGGTGCTGGCCCAGCTGTGGCCGGGCGAGCCCGGCACCACGCTGTTGCTGGATGAACCCACTTCTGCGCTGGACCCGCTGCATCAGCACACCACGCTGCAGGCGGTACGCAGTTTCGCCGACCGAGGCGCGTCGGTGCTGGTGATCCTGCATGACCTGAACCTGGCGGCGCGCTACTGTGACCATATTCTCTTGCTGGAGCAGGGCCGCAGCCATGCACTGGGCACACCGCAACAAGTGCTGACTCCGACGGCGCTGCGCGCGGTGTTCGGTATCGACGTCCTGGTGCAACCTCACCCGGAGCGCGGCCATCCGCTGATCATCACTCGCTAG
- a CDS encoding FecCD family ABC transporter permease: protein MLAVWLSLALGPVSLPLFDTLRAGLRLVGVPVSGEGLEQAEMILGQIRLPRTLLGLAVGAVLALSGVAMQGLFRNPLADPGLVGVASGAALGAAVAIVGGSWLGGIPDWFAPYLLSLCAFVGGLGVTAMVYRLGRRDGQTNVATMLLAGIAMTALGGSAVGLFTYLADDATLRTLTFWNLGSLNGASYERLWPLLLVAAAVALWLPRRAQALNALLLGESEARHLGIEVEKLKRELVFCTALGVGAAVAAAGLIGFIGLVVPHLVRLVAGPDHRVLLPASLLAGGTLLLFADLIARLALAPAELPIGIVTAFIGAPFFLFLLVKVRN from the coding sequence CTGCTGGCGGTGTGGTTGTCGCTGGCGCTGGGGCCGGTCAGCCTGCCGTTGTTCGATACGCTGCGCGCCGGCCTGCGCCTGGTCGGGGTGCCGGTCAGTGGCGAGGGCCTGGAACAGGCCGAGATGATCCTCGGCCAGATCCGCCTGCCGCGTACCCTGCTGGGGCTGGCGGTCGGCGCGGTGCTGGCGTTGTCCGGCGTGGCGATGCAGGGGTTGTTCCGCAACCCGCTGGCCGATCCGGGGCTGGTCGGTGTCGCCAGTGGCGCCGCCCTGGGAGCTGCGGTGGCGATCGTCGGCGGCAGTTGGCTGGGCGGTATTCCTGACTGGTTCGCGCCTTATCTGTTGTCGTTGTGTGCTTTCGTCGGTGGCCTGGGCGTGACGGCGATGGTCTATCGCCTGGGGCGCCGCGACGGCCAGACCAACGTGGCGACCATGCTCCTGGCCGGTATCGCGATGACCGCGCTGGGCGGTTCGGCGGTGGGCTTGTTCACGTACCTGGCCGACGACGCCACCCTGCGCACCCTGACCTTCTGGAACCTGGGCAGCCTCAATGGCGCCAGCTACGAGCGGCTGTGGCCCTTGCTGCTGGTGGCGGCGGCCGTGGCTTTGTGGCTGCCGCGCCGGGCGCAGGCGCTCAACGCCTTGCTGCTAGGCGAGTCGGAGGCCCGGCACCTGGGTATCGAGGTGGAAAAGCTCAAGCGCGAGCTGGTGTTCTGCACCGCGCTCGGTGTGGGGGCGGCAGTTGCCGCGGCCGGCCTGATCGGCTTCATCGGCCTGGTGGTGCCGCACCTGGTGCGGTTGGTGGCGGGGCCGGATCACCGGGTGCTGCTGCCGGCCTCGTTGCTGGCGGGCGGTACCTTGCTGCTGTTCGCCGACCTGATCGCGCGCCTGGCCCTGGCCCCGGCAGAGTTGCCGATCGGCATCGTCACCGCCTTTATCGGGGCGCCATTCTTCCTGTTCCTGCTGGTGAAGGTGCGCAACTGA